A stretch of Castanea sativa cultivar Marrone di Chiusa Pesio chromosome 2, ASM4071231v1 DNA encodes these proteins:
- the LOC142625441 gene encoding uncharacterized protein LOC142625441 encodes MEINSIPYSVKAIQGEDRLIWMGANRGDFDLKHAYALAKGSELDAGSFNGMWVWKLDSIPWVKTFVWKCLHPLEWENALSKGALVKLISAIYHCGLNTKKSNYKRVVQIRWEIPQAGWACLNTDEATIGNPGRAWCGGLIRNKHGEWLGGFSRSIGCSNSFMVELWGLRDGLILCNEMHLNVVDIQLDAKAVVQLLSNSSSANICAMPLLDDCRQLISQIA; translated from the exons ATGGAGATCAACTCTATTCCCTATTCGGTGAAAGCAATTCAGGGGGAGGATAGGCTAATTTGGATGGGAGCTAATCGGGGAGACTTTGATCTTAAACATGCTTATGCCTTAGCCAAAGGGAGTGAATTGGATGCAGGTTCCTTTAATGGGATGTGGGTCTGGAAATTGGACTCCATCCCATGGGTTAAAACCTTTGTTTGGAAATGCTTACATCCATTGGAGTGGGAGAATGCCTTGTCAAAAGGTGCATTAGTGAAACTTATATCTGCCATTTAT CATTGTGGATTAAACACCAAGAAGTCGAACTACAAGAGAGTGGTGCAAATCAGGTGGGAAATACCTCAAGCCGGGTGGGCTTGCCTGAATACTGATGAAGCAACTATAGGGAACCCAGGCCGAGCTTGGTGTGGTGGCCTTATCAGGAATAAGCATGGGGAGTGGCTGGGTGGCTTCTCTAGGAGTATTGGATGCTCTAACAGCTTCATGGTAGAACTTTGGGGGCTTAGGGATGGTCTAATTCTTTGTAATGAAATGCATTTGAATGTCGTGGATATCCAGCTTGATGCAAAAGCTGTTGTTCAacttctctctaattcttctaGTGCTAACATTTGTGCAATGCCTCTTCTTGATGACTGCAGGCAGTTGATTTCCCAGATAGCCTAA